From Nonlabens sp. Ci31, the proteins below share one genomic window:
- a CDS encoding cytochrome P450: MRKIEQIPALTFLSKSRQIYKDPLPFHRENFKKYGNTFKISPKPGLMIHFTCDEKITQHILQKNQKNFNKSTLQTEDLGKYIGHGLLTENGEKWRANRKLIQPAFYKKSISSLMRTMDEVIQEEFNKIKTDEAIDVYDVFNDLAFKVVARSLFDLGDIDDLEGKISRLQFITEKAQKMLIKELRIPWMKWYFDREWLSGENSIPYSLELIEEARDILRNIINNRRSSDREPGDLLDMLLHSTYEDGSYMEDDQLVDEILVLFIAGHETTANALSFAAQLLAQHPETIVKASKEIGHLENEDLMTGLMAMPYIKQCVDETLRMYPPAYVTDRVALEADSCEDVEIKKGSIWLISFYEMHRRKDLWEEPETFHPDRFAPDKAKAYRDFYFPFGAGPRMCVGNNFAVFEMILVIARMLERFEITPVHEDIDYHPLITLRPRNADLVFKKKPDAL; encoded by the coding sequence ATGAGAAAAATAGAACAGATTCCAGCGCTTACTTTCCTTTCAAAATCACGACAGATTTATAAGGATCCGTTGCCATTTCATAGAGAGAATTTTAAAAAGTATGGCAATACGTTTAAAATAAGTCCCAAGCCAGGATTAATGATTCATTTTACCTGTGACGAAAAAATCACACAGCACATACTTCAAAAAAACCAAAAGAATTTCAATAAATCTACTTTACAAACGGAAGATCTTGGGAAGTACATAGGTCACGGTTTACTCACCGAGAATGGAGAAAAATGGCGTGCTAATCGCAAATTGATCCAGCCAGCCTTTTATAAAAAATCCATTTCGTCTCTGATGAGAACTATGGATGAAGTGATCCAGGAAGAATTTAATAAAATCAAAACAGACGAAGCAATTGACGTTTATGACGTCTTCAATGATTTAGCTTTTAAAGTTGTGGCACGTAGTTTATTTGATTTGGGTGATATCGATGATCTCGAAGGTAAAATATCAAGACTCCAGTTCATTACTGAGAAAGCTCAAAAAATGCTCATTAAAGAACTGAGGATTCCATGGATGAAATGGTATTTTGATCGGGAATGGCTTTCGGGAGAGAATAGCATACCCTATTCTTTAGAGCTTATTGAAGAAGCTCGAGATATTCTTAGAAACATCATTAATAACCGCAGGTCTAGCGATAGAGAACCTGGAGATCTTCTCGATATGTTATTGCACAGTACCTATGAAGATGGCTCCTACATGGAAGACGACCAGTTGGTCGATGAGATTTTGGTATTGTTTATTGCAGGTCATGAAACTACCGCAAATGCACTGAGTTTTGCCGCACAGTTGCTAGCTCAGCATCCAGAAACAATTGTTAAAGCGAGTAAGGAAATTGGTCATCTAGAAAATGAAGATCTGATGACTGGCTTGATGGCCATGCCGTATATCAAACAATGTGTGGATGAAACCCTAAGGATGTATCCTCCTGCATACGTGACTGATCGTGTTGCCTTAGAAGCAGATAGTTGTGAAGACGTAGAGATAAAAAAGGGCAGTATCTGGTTGATATCCTTTTATGAAATGCACCGCAGAAAAGATCTTTGGGAGGAGCCAGAGACTTTCCATCCAGATCGTTTTGCACCAGATAAGGCAAAGGCGTATAGAGATTTTTATTTTCCTTTTGGTGCCGGGCCTCGCATGTGCGTTGGGAATAATTTTGCGGTTTTTGAAATGATTTTGGTCATCGCTAGAATGTTGGAACGCTTTGAAATTACACCAGTACATGAGGATATCGATTACCATCCATTGATTACGTTGAGGCCTAGAAATGCGGATTTGGTTTTTAAAAAGAAACCAGACGCTTTATAA
- the ruvB gene encoding Holliday junction branch migration DNA helicase RuvB: protein MNENIDPSGDHFSNEENDLDRALRPLSFDDFAGQDQVLENLKIFVAAANGREEALDHTLFHGPPGLGKTTLAHILANELGVGIKVTSGPVLDKPGDLAGLLTNLDERDVLFIDEIHRLSPIVEEYLYSAMEDYKIDIMIETGPNARTVQINLAPFTLIGATTRSGLLTAPMRARFGIASRLQYYNTEILSTIVIRSAEILNVPIVHNAAIEIAGRSRGTPRIANALLRRVRDFAQIKGNGTIDMAIAKYALEALNVDAHGLDEMDNKILTTIIDKFKGGPVGITTLSTAVSESAETIEEVYEPFLIQQGFIIRTPRGREVTEHAYKHLGRVKANNTGGLFSQS from the coding sequence ATGAATGAAAATATTGATCCTAGTGGTGACCATTTTTCCAATGAGGAAAACGACTTAGATAGAGCCTTAAGGCCATTGTCTTTTGACGATTTTGCGGGGCAAGATCAAGTATTAGAAAATTTAAAGATCTTTGTTGCCGCCGCTAATGGTCGAGAAGAAGCATTAGACCACACGCTCTTTCATGGACCTCCTGGTCTAGGGAAAACGACCTTGGCGCATATTCTAGCTAATGAACTAGGTGTGGGAATAAAGGTTACGTCTGGTCCCGTATTAGATAAACCAGGAGATCTCGCCGGATTGCTTACTAACCTAGACGAACGCGATGTTCTTTTTATAGATGAGATCCATAGATTAAGTCCTATAGTTGAGGAATACTTGTACAGTGCGATGGAGGATTATAAGATCGATATCATGATTGAGACCGGTCCCAATGCTCGAACAGTACAAATCAACTTGGCTCCGTTTACGTTAATCGGCGCTACCACGAGATCTGGATTGCTCACTGCTCCTATGAGAGCGCGTTTTGGTATTGCTTCTAGATTGCAATACTACAACACTGAAATACTTTCTACTATCGTAATAAGAAGTGCCGAGATATTGAACGTTCCTATAGTGCACAATGCAGCTATAGAGATCGCTGGTCGCAGTCGTGGGACTCCACGTATTGCAAATGCATTATTGAGGCGTGTGAGAGATTTTGCTCAAATAAAAGGTAATGGTACTATAGACATGGCCATAGCTAAATATGCGCTGGAGGCATTAAACGTAGATGCGCATGGTCTTGACGAGATGGATAATAAAATTCTCACCACTATTATAGATAAATTTAAAGGCGGCCCTGTAGGCATTACCACCCTGTCAACTGCGGTGTCTGAAAGTGCAGAGACTATTGAAGAAGTATACGAACCCTTCTTAATACAACAAGGTTTTATTATTAGAACTCCTAGAGGTCGCGAGGTAACTGAACATGCCTATAAGCACTTGGGGAGAGTGAAAGCAAACAATACAGGTGGTTTATTTAGTCAATCATGA
- a CDS encoding peroxiredoxin-like family protein: protein MKPREKTPHLELSLINDTSWSLKKQEADKYTLILFYRGYHCPVCRKQLEEVKENLSRIIERGIHVIAISMDSEEKSKKTGKEWAVEELPIGYGLSKEQAKEWGLYLSTGINEKEPELFSEPGMFLIKADQTLYFSSVQTMPFTRPKLDDVIQAIDYIENKQYPARGEV from the coding sequence ATGAAACCAAGAGAAAAAACACCTCATTTAGAATTATCCCTTATCAATGATACCAGTTGGTCCCTAAAAAAACAAGAGGCAGATAAATATACCCTAATCCTATTTTACAGAGGATATCATTGCCCAGTGTGTAGAAAGCAATTGGAAGAGGTAAAGGAAAATCTAAGCAGAATTATAGAAAGAGGAATACATGTTATTGCCATCAGTATGGATAGCGAAGAAAAATCTAAAAAAACCGGAAAAGAATGGGCTGTAGAAGAATTACCTATAGGTTATGGGCTTTCAAAAGAACAAGCCAAAGAATGGGGACTGTACTTATCCACAGGTATTAATGAAAAGGAGCCAGAACTATTTTCTGAACCAGGGATGTTTTTAATAAAAGCTGACCAAACCTTATACTTCTCTTCCGTACAGACAATGCCTTTTACAAGACCGAAGTTGGACGATGTCATTCAGGCAATTGATTATATAGAAAATAAACAATATCCTGCAAGAGGAGAGGTCTGA
- a CDS encoding cbb3-type cytochrome c oxidase subunit I, producing MGQAIAVTADQGQNDGHHHHKETFVTKYIFSQDHKMIAKQYLITGLIMGAIGIAMSVLMRMQLANPGEPNMVFQALLGKWAPDGVMDPNMYLALVTIHGTIMVFFVLTAGLSGTFSNFLIPLQIGARDMASGFLNMVSYWLFFISATIMIGSLFVELGPAAAGWTIYPPLSALPEAMGGSGLGMTLWLVSMAIFIASSLLGSLNYIVTVINLRTKGMSMTRLPLTIWAFFVTAIIGVVSFPVLLAAALLLIMDRSFGTSFFLSDIYIKGEVLAHQGGSPVLFEHLFWFLGHPEVYIVLLPALGITSEVIATNSRKPIFGYRAMIASILAIAFLSTIVWGHHMFVSGMNPFLGSVFTFTTLLIAIPSAVKAFNYITTLWKGNLQMNPGMLFSIGLVSTFITGGLTGIILGDSTLDINVHDTYFVVAHFHLVMGISALYGLFAGVYHWFPKMFNRMMNKNLGYVHFWLTAIGAYGVFFPMHFVGMAGLPRRYYTNTNFPYFDDLADTNKLITYFAIATAFAQLFFVYNFVKSIFYGKKAPANPWSSNTLEWTTGDKHIHGNWDGPIPTVYRWPYDYSKVNEDGEYVISDQDYVPQHIPMQEGEEEMNH from the coding sequence ATGGGACAAGCTATTGCTGTTACTGCAGATCAAGGACAAAATGATGGTCATCACCATCACAAAGAAACCTTTGTTACTAAATATATTTTCTCTCAAGATCATAAGATGATTGCAAAGCAATATCTTATTACCGGTCTTATTATGGGGGCTATAGGTATTGCTATGTCGGTACTTATGAGAATGCAATTGGCAAATCCAGGTGAGCCAAACATGGTATTTCAAGCTTTATTAGGTAAATGGGCTCCTGATGGGGTAATGGATCCTAATATGTATCTAGCACTAGTTACTATACATGGTACGATCATGGTTTTCTTTGTACTTACTGCAGGTTTAAGTGGTACATTTTCTAACTTTTTGATTCCTTTACAAATTGGTGCACGTGATATGGCATCAGGATTCCTTAATATGGTTTCCTATTGGTTGTTCTTTATTTCGGCAACTATAATGATAGGTTCTTTATTTGTAGAGTTAGGTCCAGCTGCCGCTGGATGGACTATTTACCCTCCATTAAGCGCGCTCCCCGAAGCGATGGGTGGATCTGGATTAGGGATGACCTTATGGTTGGTTTCTATGGCTATTTTTATTGCATCTTCCTTATTAGGTTCGTTGAATTACATTGTCACCGTAATCAATTTGAGAACTAAAGGAATGTCTATGACGCGTCTTCCATTGACGATTTGGGCCTTTTTTGTAACAGCAATCATTGGAGTTGTTTCTTTCCCTGTATTATTAGCTGCTGCACTATTACTGATTATGGATAGAAGTTTTGGAACTTCCTTTTTCTTGTCAGACATTTATATAAAAGGAGAGGTGCTCGCACATCAAGGTGGTTCACCAGTTCTTTTTGAACACTTATTTTGGTTCTTAGGTCACCCAGAGGTCTATATTGTATTGCTCCCAGCTTTAGGGATTACATCTGAGGTTATAGCAACCAACTCGCGTAAACCTATTTTTGGATACCGTGCAATGATCGCTTCTATACTAGCGATTGCATTTTTATCTACTATCGTATGGGGACACCACATGTTTGTATCAGGTATGAACCCATTCCTTGGATCGGTATTTACCTTTACCACTTTATTAATCGCTATTCCTTCGGCGGTAAAAGCATTTAACTACATCACGACCCTCTGGAAAGGTAACTTACAAATGAATCCTGGAATGTTATTTTCTATAGGATTGGTTTCTACTTTTATCACAGGTGGTCTTACTGGTATTATTTTAGGAGATAGTACACTAGATATTAACGTACATGACACCTACTTTGTAGTAGCTCACTTCCACTTGGTAATGGGTATATCTGCTTTATATGGTTTGTTTGCAGGTGTTTATCACTGGTTCCCTAAAATGTTTAATCGCATGATGAACAAGAACTTGGGTTATGTACACTTCTGGTTAACAGCAATTGGTGCTTATGGAGTTTTCTTTCCAATGCATTTTGTAGGTATGGCTGGACTACCAAGACGATACTACACCAACACTAACTTCCCGTACTTTGACGATTTAGCAGACACTAATAAACTGATTACGTACTTTGCTATAGCAACTGCCTTTGCTCAGTTATTCTTTGTTTACAATTTTGTAAAGTCTATTTTCTACGGTAAGAAAGCTCCGGCAAATCCATGGAGCTCTAATACCTTAGAATGGACTACTGGTGACAAACATATTCATGGTAACTGGGATGGTCCTATACCGACTGTTTATAGATGGCCTTATGATTACAGTAAAGTAAATGAAGATGGTGAATACGTTATCTCAGATCAAGATTATGTTCCACAACACATTCCGATGCAGGAAGGTGAAGAAGAAATGAATCACTAA
- a CDS encoding cytochrome c oxidase subunit II produces MTAFLIIFIAALFAISVWQISKIVSLGKAPEPDTDAVEVANDGDNKRQGQYMLMFGIGLYVLMIACFVGYQDYFLPDAASEHGGEYDDLLLLTTVVIMIVQVLTQGLLHWFSYKYHGRKGQKALFYADNDRLEFIWTAIPVVVLAGLILWGLFSWNDIMDANMDDDPLVVEVYAYQFGWKVRYSGTDNTLGDANVRFIEGQNILGIDPTDQDGMDDQVGTELHLPVNRPVIFKFRSQDVLHSAYMPHFRAQMNVVPGMVTQFKFKPTVTSEDYKSTEFMTKKVRKINEIRRQKSKELIAEGDVALDPYEFEYYLLCNKICGASHYNMQMKIVVESEEDYNTWLETQTTFEKTLANAEN; encoded by the coding sequence ATGACAGCATTTCTAATCATATTTATAGCAGCCCTTTTTGCCATTTCAGTTTGGCAAATATCTAAAATTGTATCTCTTGGTAAGGCACCAGAGCCAGATACTGACGCTGTAGAAGTCGCTAATGATGGCGATAATAAACGTCAAGGACAATACATGCTTATGTTCGGTATTGGACTCTATGTATTAATGATAGCTTGCTTTGTGGGTTATCAAGATTATTTTCTACCAGACGCTGCATCTGAGCATGGTGGAGAGTACGACGATTTGCTATTACTTACTACTGTAGTGATCATGATCGTACAGGTTTTAACACAAGGTCTATTGCATTGGTTTTCTTACAAATACCACGGTAGAAAAGGTCAAAAAGCATTATTCTATGCTGATAACGACCGATTAGAGTTTATTTGGACAGCTATTCCTGTAGTGGTGTTAGCCGGTTTAATTCTTTGGGGATTGTTCTCTTGGAATGATATAATGGACGCAAATATGGACGATGACCCTTTAGTTGTTGAAGTTTACGCCTACCAATTCGGTTGGAAAGTTCGTTATAGCGGTACAGATAATACTCTTGGTGATGCAAACGTACGTTTCATTGAAGGACAAAACATATTAGGTATTGACCCTACAGATCAGGACGGTATGGACGATCAAGTAGGAACAGAATTGCACCTACCTGTTAATCGACCTGTGATCTTTAAGTTTAGAAGTCAAGACGTATTACACTCCGCATACATGCCTCACTTTAGAGCTCAAATGAATGTGGTACCAGGCATGGTAACTCAATTTAAATTCAAACCTACGGTAACTTCTGAAGATTATAAGTCGACTGAATTTATGACTAAAAAAGTTCGTAAGATTAACGAAATAAGACGACAGAAAAGTAAAGAATTGATAGCTGAGGGTGATGTGGCTTTAGATCCATATGAATTTGAATACTATCTTCTTTGTAATAAAATATGTGGCGCTTCACACTACAACATGCAAATGAAAATCGTAGTGGAAAGTGAAGAAGATTACAATACGTGGTTAGAAACACAAACAACTTTTGAAAAAACTTTAGCTAACGCTGAAAATTAG
- a CDS encoding quinol:cytochrome C oxidoreductase — protein MYKVTSKLKIFAIVLMVVGALFTAVGFWAVPSSQAVVQQMIDDDAAAHGSGHGTDSNEHGVAEDAHQDTGQAAAHSSEEHPTDDAHAGGHEDEHAEHLYHQLQNRPWSAVYIAAFFFFMIGLGALAFLALQKVSQAGWSPVLFRVMEGVGSYILPGGIIMFILLLFSGLHINHIFVWMEEGIDVVGHENYDALVASKTGYLNVPFWLFRAGAFLVGWNLYRWNIRRFGLKQDEAKDGDISWYKKGFKHSAMFLVFFMVTESIMSWDWIMSLDPHWFSTLFGWYVFSSMFVTAITTIALVTIFLKSKGYLEFVNDSHIHDLAKFMFGFSIFWTYLWFSQFMLIWYSNIPEEVTYFVTRIQDYNILFFGMVAINFLFPILILMNSDFKRVNWFVVTAGLFIVIGHYIDIYVMVMPATVGESWFVGFPEIGSFLFFAGVFIFYIFRTISKAPLIPKGDPFLGESKHFHY, from the coding sequence ATGTATAAGGTAACTAGCAAATTAAAGATTTTCGCAATCGTTCTGATGGTTGTTGGAGCACTGTTTACTGCGGTGGGATTTTGGGCAGTTCCAAGTTCGCAAGCTGTAGTTCAACAGATGATCGATGACGATGCTGCTGCTCATGGCAGTGGACATGGAACGGATTCAAACGAACATGGCGTAGCAGAGGATGCCCATCAAGATACAGGTCAAGCAGCTGCTCATAGCTCAGAAGAACATCCAACAGACGATGCTCACGCTGGTGGTCATGAGGACGAGCACGCAGAGCATTTATATCACCAACTACAAAACAGGCCATGGTCAGCGGTATATATCGCAGCTTTTTTCTTTTTTATGATTGGTCTAGGTGCTCTAGCATTTCTTGCTTTGCAAAAAGTTTCTCAAGCTGGGTGGTCTCCTGTACTTTTTAGAGTGATGGAAGGTGTAGGGAGTTATATATTACCCGGTGGGATTATCATGTTTATCCTCTTACTGTTTTCAGGTCTTCACATCAACCATATTTTTGTATGGATGGAAGAAGGGATTGATGTGGTAGGACATGAAAATTATGACGCACTAGTGGCTAGTAAAACAGGCTATTTGAATGTGCCATTCTGGTTGTTTAGAGCAGGGGCATTTCTTGTAGGATGGAACTTGTACCGATGGAATATTAGAAGATTCGGTTTAAAACAGGACGAAGCAAAGGATGGCGATATATCTTGGTATAAAAAAGGTTTTAAACACAGTGCTATGTTCTTGGTATTCTTTATGGTTACAGAATCTATCATGTCATGGGACTGGATCATGAGTCTTGATCCACACTGGTTCTCTACTTTGTTTGGATGGTATGTGTTTTCAAGTATGTTTGTCACTGCTATTACGACCATAGCATTAGTAACTATTTTCTTGAAGTCTAAGGGGTATTTAGAGTTTGTAAATGATTCTCATATTCATGATTTGGCTAAATTTATGTTTGGGTTTAGTATCTTTTGGACGTACTTGTGGTTCTCACAGTTCATGTTAATTTGGTATTCCAACATTCCGGAAGAGGTTACTTATTTTGTAACTCGTATTCAAGATTATAACATTCTTTTCTTCGGTATGGTGGCCATCAATTTCTTATTTCCAATATTGATACTTATGAATTCAGATTTCAAACGTGTTAATTGGTTTGTGGTTACCGCAGGATTATTTATTGTCATCGGTCATTATATAGATATATATGTGATGGTGATGCCAGCGACCGTGGGAGAATCTTGGTTTGTAGGTTTCCCAGAAATAGGTTCGTTCTTATTTTTTGCAGGAGTATTTATATTCTATATATTCCGTACGATTTCCAAAGCTCCTTTAATTCCTAAAGGGGATCCTTTTCTAGGAGAGAGTAAACATTTTCATTATTAA
- a CDS encoding c-type cytochrome produces the protein MNRLLKTFFFALAALLIVSCGGDSKSVATGTNRSVQYFPNMYESVGYETYQEGEIFPGNLEAQSPVKGSVSRGWLPYDYEDNNDGYASAKANLKNPLLYTEANLEIGAELYNIYCAICHGTKGNGKGHLVTTEKILGVPSYDAREISQGSIYHVMYYGINYMGSYASQTSIEERWQIAQHVDALTRDLKGQPRQEFVTVNDEINVSDLIIDDSQEGDQHSTEIETTTEGH, from the coding sequence ATGAATAGATTATTAAAAACGTTCTTTTTTGCTTTAGCTGCTTTGCTTATTGTCTCCTGTGGTGGAGATTCTAAGTCCGTGGCAACAGGTACAAATAGAAGTGTACAATACTTCCCGAATATGTACGAGTCTGTAGGTTATGAAACTTATCAAGAAGGGGAAATATTCCCAGGAAATTTGGAAGCGCAATCCCCAGTGAAAGGATCTGTTTCTCGTGGATGGTTGCCGTATGATTATGAAGATAATAATGATGGTTACGCTTCCGCTAAAGCGAACTTAAAAAACCCACTCCTTTACACAGAGGCAAATTTGGAAATTGGAGCTGAGTTGTATAATATTTATTGTGCGATCTGTCATGGGACAAAGGGGAATGGGAAAGGTCATTTAGTGACTACTGAAAAAATTCTCGGTGTTCCTAGTTATGATGCACGTGAGATTTCACAAGGTTCTATATATCACGTGATGTATTACGGAATCAACTATATGGGATCTTATGCTTCTCAGACTTCTATTGAAGAAAGATGGCAGATAGCGCAACACGTAGATGCACTCACTAGAGATTTAAAAGGACAGCCTCGTCAAGAGTTTGTAACAGTAAATGATGAAATTAATGTTTCTGATCTTATTATCGACGATAGTCAAGAAGGTGATCAACACTCTACAGAAATAGAAACAACAACTGAAGGCCATTAA
- a CDS encoding DUF3341 domain-containing protein: protein MSTKMIHALYTDDDVLLSAVKQVRDKHYHIEEVFTPFPVHGLEKAMGIADTRLAISAFLYGIVGLCVATAMMNYMMIEDWPQDIGGKPSFSYLQNLPAFVPIMFELTVFFAAHLMVITFYMRSRLWPFKKAENPDVRTTDDHFLMEIDTHGADEEEVTKFLYDTGAVEIKLIDKEAL from the coding sequence ATGTCAACAAAAATGATACACGCTTTATATACTGACGATGATGTTTTGCTGAGTGCAGTAAAGCAGGTTAGAGATAAGCATTACCATATCGAAGAGGTGTTCACACCTTTTCCAGTTCATGGTCTTGAAAAAGCTATGGGAATTGCAGACACGCGTCTAGCGATAAGCGCTTTCTTGTATGGAATAGTTGGTTTATGTGTTGCTACGGCAATGATGAACTACATGATGATAGAAGACTGGCCTCAAGATATAGGAGGAAAACCTAGTTTTTCTTATTTACAAAATTTACCAGCTTTTGTACCTATTATGTTTGAGTTGACGGTATTTTTTGCAGCTCACTTAATGGTAATTACTTTTTATATGAGAAGTAGGTTATGGCCATTTAAAAAAGCAGAAAATCCCGACGTAAGAACTACAGACGATCATTTTCTTATGGAAATAGATACTCACGGAGCCGATGAAGAAGAAGTTACAAAGTTTCTTTACGACACTGGTGCTGTAGAGATAAAATTAATTGACAAAGAAGCACTCTAA
- the nrfD gene encoding NrfD/PsrC family molybdoenzyme membrane anchor subunit: MAHYEASIRRPLVTGDKTYSDVTRDIAAPVEGEASKQWWIVFTIALIAFLYGIGCITYTISTGIGVWGLNKTIGWAWDITNFVWWVGIGHAGTLISAVLLLFRQKWRMAINRSAEAMTIFSVIQAGLFPIIHMGRPWLAYWVLPIPNQFGSLWVNFNSPLLWDVFAISTYLSVSLVFWWTGLLPDFAMIRDRAITPFNKKIYGILSFGWSGRAKDWQRFEEVSLVLAGLATPLVLSVHTIVSFDFATSVIPGWHTTIFPPYFVAGAVFSGFAMVNTLLIIMRKVVSLENYITIQHIELMNIVIMITGSIVGVAYITELFVAWYSGVEYEQYAFLNRATGPYWWAYWSMMTCNVISPQFMWFKKLRTSIMFSFAISIVVNIGMWFERFVIIVTSLHRDYLPSSWTMFSPTFVDIGIFIGTIGFFFVLFLLYSRTFPVIAQAEVKSILKVSGSKYKKLRENKMTSNEGTSSGDPIAHPGE, translated from the coding sequence ATGGCTCATTATGAAGCGTCCATAAGAAGACCTCTCGTTACAGGAGATAAAACATATTCTGATGTAACAAGAGACATTGCAGCGCCTGTAGAAGGTGAGGCAAGTAAGCAGTGGTGGATTGTTTTTACAATCGCTCTCATTGCCTTTCTTTATGGAATAGGATGTATTACTTATACGATCTCAACTGGTATCGGTGTTTGGGGGTTGAACAAGACCATAGGTTGGGCTTGGGATATTACTAACTTCGTATGGTGGGTAGGTATAGGTCACGCAGGGACACTTATTTCTGCGGTACTATTATTATTTCGTCAGAAATGGAGAATGGCAATCAACCGCTCTGCAGAGGCGATGACTATTTTTTCTGTAATTCAAGCAGGTTTGTTTCCCATTATTCACATGGGTCGTCCATGGTTGGCTTACTGGGTATTGCCTATTCCAAATCAATTTGGTTCTTTGTGGGTAAACTTTAACTCACCGCTCCTTTGGGATGTATTTGCAATTTCTACTTATCTATCCGTATCATTAGTATTTTGGTGGACTGGTTTGCTTCCTGATTTTGCAATGATCAGGGACAGGGCAATTACGCCATTTAATAAGAAGATTTACGGAATTCTTTCTTTTGGTTGGTCTGGTCGCGCAAAGGATTGGCAACGTTTTGAAGAGGTTTCTTTGGTGCTTGCAGGATTAGCAACACCATTAGTACTTTCAGTTCACACGATTGTATCTTTTGACTTTGCAACCTCAGTAATACCAGGTTGGCATACAACTATTTTCCCCCCTTATTTTGTTGCAGGGGCTGTTTTTTCTGGATTTGCGATGGTAAACACGTTGCTCATCATTATGAGAAAAGTAGTGAGTCTTGAAAACTATATCACTATACAGCACATTGAGTTGATGAATATTGTAATCATGATTACGGGATCTATAGTAGGTGTTGCTTATATTACAGAGTTGTTTGTTGCTTGGTATTCTGGAGTAGAATACGAGCAGTATGCTTTCTTGAACAGAGCCACTGGGCCTTACTGGTGGGCCTATTGGTCGATGATGACCTGTAATGTAATTTCTCCGCAATTCATGTGGTTCAAGAAATTAAGAACCAGTATCATGTTTTCTTTTGCGATTTCTATTGTGGTAAATATAGGTATGTGGTTTGAGCGTTTTGTAATTATTGTTACATCACTACACAGGGATTATCTTCCATCTTCATGGACTATGTTTTCTCCAACTTTTGTAGATATAGGTATCTTTATTGGTACTATAGGATTCTTCTTTGTGCTTTTCTTATTGTACTCAAGAACTTTCCCAGTTATCGCACAAGCAGAGGTGAAGTCGATCTTAAAAGTTAGTGGGAGTAAGTACAAGAAATTAAGAGAAAATAAAATGACGTCTAATGAAGGGACTTCTTCGGGAGATCCTATCGCACATCCTGGCGAGTAG